From Streptomyces sp. 6-11-2, one genomic window encodes:
- a CDS encoding ImmA/IrrE family metallo-endopeptidase: MLRFDVSERASFTSWEDALRKLIDRIEGIGVLVMVNGVVGADTHRVLNPMEFRGFALSDRAAPLIFINGKDTKAAQNFTMIHELAHIWLGRSALSDAPLARRPEHEEELWCNRVAAEVLVPLRSIRNDYRGSLNLPELQRLSRRYRVSTLVILKRLHDARFLTWEDYRERYEEEFRRVTSVRSEDSPSGGNYYNTQPLKLSRQFARAVITDTLAGGTPFRDAYHLLGTKKHQTFQNLVETIGAA; the protein is encoded by the coding sequence ATGCTGCGCTTTGACGTAAGCGAGCGAGCCTCCTTCACCTCCTGGGAAGATGCACTACGCAAACTAATCGATCGAATCGAGGGCATCGGGGTCCTCGTGATGGTGAACGGCGTAGTAGGAGCTGACACCCATCGAGTACTGAACCCCATGGAATTTCGCGGGTTTGCCCTATCCGATCGCGCTGCTCCCCTGATCTTCATCAACGGGAAAGATACCAAAGCCGCCCAAAACTTCACCATGATTCACGAACTAGCCCACATTTGGCTAGGCAGAAGCGCTCTTTCTGACGCCCCTTTGGCAAGGCGCCCCGAACATGAGGAAGAGCTGTGGTGCAATCGAGTCGCCGCAGAGGTACTAGTGCCTTTGAGGTCGATTCGGAATGATTACCGAGGAAGCCTTAATCTACCCGAACTCCAGCGACTATCGCGCCGATACCGAGTAAGCACCCTTGTGATTCTGAAGCGTCTTCACGACGCTCGATTCCTCACATGGGAAGACTATCGAGAGCGATACGAGGAAGAGTTTCGCCGGGTGACCTCCGTAAGGTCCGAAGACAGCCCCAGCGGCGGCAACTACTACAACACGCAACCTTTGAAGCTGAGCCGACAGTTCGCACGCGCAGTTATCACCGATACCCTTGCAGGAGGAACGCCCTTTAGGGATGCCTATCACCTGCTAGGCACGAAAAAGCACCAGACCTTCCAGAACCTTGTCGAAACAATTGGAGCCGCTTGA